GAAACTACTCCGACCAGCACGCCGTTCCTGTCGGCCAAGGGAATCTTGTCTATGCCCTTCTTGCGCATTGCGGAAAACGCCTGCGAAAGCGTCGAGCTGTCAGGCAGCGAAATGAAATCCTTTGTCGCAATGTCCATTGCCTTCATTGCGCGGAGCTCGCCGAAACTGTTTATGCTCCGCAAAACCGAAGAATGGGTGACAACCCCAAGCAGCTTGTTCTTGTCAAAAACCGGGAGAGTGCGCAGGCCGGTTTCAAGCATGAGCTTGGCAATCCTTTCAACCGGGTCCGCGGGTGAAAGCGCGGGCGCCTTTTCAGTGACTGAAGAATTGCTCACCTTGGAAAAGTCCTTGGTGCCGCGGTAAAGGGAGCGCCATGAAACAATGCCCGAAAAATTTTTCCCGTCAAAAACAAGCGCGTTCTTGTTCTTTGTAGAAATGAACTGGTTCATTGTCTTTGAAACCGGGTCGGAAGCGGAAACCCTCAGAAAATCGCCGTCAACAAGATCGGCCGCAGAAACCTTCGCCATAAAATCTCACCTCAAAAACCGCTGACAAGGTCAAGCATTGCCGCCTCGGGAGAGGAAACCTTTATCACGCCGGAAGCGACAAAAATGCCCTTTGCGCCAAGCTCCATTGAAACCCGGACATCCTCGGCTGACTTGACTCCGGCGCCGACAAGCAATGGAATGCCGTGCTTTGAGACCGCCTCGACGCACTCCGCAATCAGGTCCGGCTTCGCAGTCGAAACCGAAACATTCCCGCCGATCAATTCAGGGGGTTCGAACGCAATCAGGTCCGGCTTCGACGCAAGCGATGCGATTGCCCCGGCCCGTTCAACGGTTTCAGCGCACGCCAAAACATTCAGGCCCGAGCCTTTGGCGATTGAAATCGATTCAGCAAGGCATGGCGCGTCGATTTTGCGCTCCGCATGGTTGAGCACGGTGCCGGATGCTCCGGCTTCCTTAACTGCTTCCGCAAGCACCTGGCCGGTATGCGCGCCCGGCCTGATTGCGTCAACGTGCTGGCAGAAAACCGGAATCGAAACGTTCTCGGAGACAAGCCGCAGGTCGGCTGCCTGCGGCACGACGCAGACGCAGTGCTCCGATTGCAACGAAACCCGCTCGGCGGCCTTCGCCAAAGCCAGGGCATTCCTGCCGGTGGACTCGGAATAGGTTTTGAAATTCACGAAAAGGCATGGAACCCCGAGCATAAAAATAATCTGGGGCGAATCTCCTTAAAAAACGCTTGCAAAAAAAGCGAAAAAAATCAGATCCATTTCTGTTTCCGGAAATACATCAGCATTGCCGCCGCAACCACTGCCATCAGGCCCAGCGCCAAGAAATAGCCGTACTGCTGCCCCCAGGCCGAATGGATTTCCGGCATGTACTTGAAGTTCATGCCGTAAATGCCGGCGATCAGTGAAAGTGGAAGGATTATTGTCGCGATAATCGTCAGCACTTTCATTGTCTCGTTCAGCCTGTTGGAAATGGTCGAGGCGTAGCCGTCAAGTATGCCGGTCAGAATGTCCCTGTAATTGTCCATCACGTCCGACACGCGTATGAGATGATCGTAAACGTCGCGGAAATAAATCGAGAGCTTCTGCGGAACGAATTTCTGCTCGCGCAATGCAATCGCCATCAGCACTTCCCTTTCGGGGGTGATTATTTTGCGCAAAGAAAAAATAGAGCGCTTCATTTTGAATACGGCCCTGAGGATTTCCTTTGAAGGGTTGTCGAAAACCTGGTTCTCGAGCCGGTCTATGTCGTCGCCGAAAACGTCAAAGACCGGAAAGTACGAGTCCACCAGAAGGTCCAGGACAAGGTAAAGCATGAATGCCGGGCCGCGCGAAAAAAGCTGCGGGTTTTTTTCCATTGTCTGGATGGCCTCGCCGATTGCCGGAACGCCGTCTTCGCTTGACGTGACTAAAAAATTCTTTCCAAGGAAAAAATCGAGTTCGGATGTCGAGGCGCCGTGCTTCGAATAACTCACGGCGTATGAAACTATGAACAGGTGATCCTCGTATTCGTCGATTTTCGGACGCTGGATCGGATGCAGCGTATCCTCCACTGCAAGCGGGTGCAGCGGAAAAATTTTTGAAAGAAACGCCATGTCGTCCTTGGAAGGCTTTGAAATGTCGACCCAGACAAAAAATCCTTTGGGCGGGTTTTTCATTATTTCCGGGAGCCTGGCTGCAGGACATTCAACCGGCTTTTTCCCGTCAAAATAAAAAACCCTGCCGATCATCGGAGCACCGTTCAAAGTAAAAAGCGGGAAAGAAGTATTTAAGCTTTTCAGGAAACAATATTGTTGTGGCTCACCTTACTTTTGAATCCCTGGAAAAGGCTGTCAGCGAAACGCCCGGCATGAGGTCCGGCAGGATCAGGAAGGCGTGGGAGTTCGCGAACAGGATTCACGCAAACCAGGCCTATGCCGGCAGGGGCTTTACCCAGCACCTGCTTGAGGGCGCGGAAGAGGTTGCAAGCCTGGGCCTTGACGAGGAAACAATAATCGCGGAACTGCTGCACAACGCGATTGATACCGGAAAGGTGCCGGCGAACGAGGTTGAAAGGCACTTCGGCGGCGAAGTGGCGAGGATTGTTTTGGAACTCACAAAAATCCGGGAGATACTGAACAAAAACCCGAACCTCAAGCCAGGATACACAGAATCCATAATCCTTGCCTCGGCAAAGGACATCCGGACAGTCATAATCGCCATTGTGAACAGGCTCACGACCCTGCGCTCGATAAGCCATTTTCCTGCGGAGGACGCGAAACGCATTGCCAGAACCTCGCTTTCCGTTTTCGTGCCCATAGCGCATAAGCTCGGATTGATGGGCATAGCCGCCGAAATGCAGGACCGGAGTTTCCGGGTTCTTGAGCCGGAAAAGTTCGAGGCCGCACGCAGGGTTTCGGGCAACCGGCCGGAACTTGAAAAAAAGCTCGCCGAAGCCGAAGCCGAGGTTTCGGAA
The sequence above is drawn from the Candidatus Diapherotrites archaeon genome and encodes:
- the tpiA gene encoding triose-phosphate isomerase, producing MLGVPCLFVNFKTYSESTGRNALALAKAAERVSLQSEHCVCVVPQAADLRLVSENVSIPVFCQHVDAIRPGAHTGQVLAEAVKEAGASGTVLNHAERKIDAPCLAESISIAKGSGLNVLACAETVERAGAIASLASKPDLIAFEPPELIGGNVSVSTAKPDLIAECVEAVSKHGIPLLVGAGVKSAEDVRVSMELGAKGIFVASGVIKVSSPEAAMLDLVSGF
- the corA gene encoding magnesium/cobalt transporter CorA, with protein sequence MIGRVFYFDGKKPVECPAARLPEIMKNPPKGFFVWVDISKPSKDDMAFLSKIFPLHPLAVEDTLHPIQRPKIDEYEDHLFIVSYAVSYSKHGASTSELDFFLGKNFLVTSSEDGVPAIGEAIQTMEKNPQLFSRGPAFMLYLVLDLLVDSYFPVFDVFGDDIDRLENQVFDNPSKEILRAVFKMKRSIFSLRKIITPEREVLMAIALREQKFVPQKLSIYFRDVYDHLIRVSDVMDNYRDILTGILDGYASTISNRLNETMKVLTIIATIILPLSLIAGIYGMNFKYMPEIHSAWGQQYGYFLALGLMAVVAAAMLMYFRKQKWI